Proteins from a single region of Sphingopyxis sp. BSN-002:
- a CDS encoding sensor domain-containing diguanylate cyclase, with amino-acid sequence MTRSLSPGVEAAFWSLLTALGYFLLASLSLYATRGADNIAAVWPPSGYFLALLLLMPGRAQAASFVGMGVASFGANLLGGTPPLASAAFTLANASEAYVALWLVRRRHAGDLSFMVPRSVGDFCIATLSASALSASIATALAGTGIDFFFSWLTTVALGMLIVTPPIVMLARMIGTKALDNASSRMKTEAILILTAAAAVTATAFSQSHFPVTFLPCIAVVAAAYRLGPFGAATGMLIVTIIASLLTGQGHGPIAAIDDSQKVRVLFLQFYLLALLFTTLPLAALLVVQRKLARRLEQSNRWLVQAEAAALVGHWRVDLVNWTIKWSDQTYRVHGLEPGTPVDVDYSVEQYVEEDMEEVRKVLAEAVRTGQAFEYQGRIRRLDGEIRHVKSHGSIEMGRGGKAIGIFGTVQDVTETVENARILEAARSAAERVANTDMLTGLPNRRATLAFLEKALAGARDNGAPLAVAIFDIDHFKRINDTHGHAVGDDVIRRVAQRAKAALRDGDLVGRIGGEEFVCILQRSSAQAAEIVAERVRKAVETGTAEEATLPDATISIGLALYDGEPDAEELLHRADQALYAAKRDGRNRLRMAA; translated from the coding sequence ATGACGCGGTCGCTCTCACCCGGAGTCGAAGCGGCTTTCTGGTCGCTGCTTACGGCGCTCGGCTATTTTCTGCTGGCGAGCCTGTCGCTCTATGCGACCAGGGGCGCGGACAATATTGCCGCCGTGTGGCCACCGAGCGGCTATTTCCTTGCGCTGTTGCTGCTGATGCCCGGACGCGCGCAAGCAGCGTCGTTCGTGGGCATGGGTGTTGCCAGCTTCGGCGCCAATCTGCTGGGCGGCACGCCACCGCTCGCGTCGGCCGCCTTCACGCTCGCCAACGCGTCCGAGGCCTATGTCGCGCTGTGGCTGGTCCGGCGCCGTCACGCGGGCGACCTGTCGTTCATGGTCCCGCGATCGGTCGGCGATTTCTGCATCGCGACGCTGTCGGCGAGCGCGCTGAGTGCCTCGATCGCGACCGCGCTTGCCGGAACCGGCATCGATTTCTTCTTCTCATGGCTGACGACCGTGGCGCTCGGCATGCTGATCGTGACGCCGCCGATCGTCATGCTGGCGCGCATGATCGGCACCAAGGCGCTCGACAACGCATCGTCGCGCATGAAGACCGAGGCAATCCTGATCCTGACCGCCGCCGCGGCGGTCACCGCTACGGCCTTTTCGCAATCGCATTTCCCGGTGACCTTCCTGCCGTGCATCGCCGTCGTCGCTGCTGCGTACCGGCTAGGGCCCTTCGGCGCGGCGACGGGAATGCTGATCGTGACGATCATCGCGTCGCTGCTGACCGGGCAGGGGCACGGGCCGATCGCGGCGATCGACGACAGCCAGAAGGTCCGGGTGCTGTTCCTGCAATTCTATCTGCTGGCGTTGCTGTTCACGACGCTGCCGCTCGCGGCCCTGCTGGTGGTCCAGCGCAAGCTCGCGCGCCGCCTCGAACAGAGCAATCGCTGGCTGGTGCAGGCCGAGGCTGCGGCGCTCGTTGGCCATTGGCGCGTCGATCTGGTCAACTGGACGATCAAATGGTCGGATCAGACCTATCGGGTCCACGGGCTGGAGCCCGGAACCCCCGTCGATGTCGACTATAGCGTCGAGCAATATGTCGAGGAGGATATGGAGGAGGTTCGCAAGGTGCTCGCCGAAGCGGTGCGCACCGGGCAGGCTTTCGAATATCAGGGGCGGATTCGCAGGCTCGACGGCGAGATCCGCCATGTGAAATCACACGGGTCGATCGAGATGGGCCGCGGGGGCAAAGCGATCGGCATCTTCGGAACCGTGCAGGATGTCACCGAGACTGTCGAGAACGCCCGCATCCTCGAAGCGGCGCGCAGTGCGGCCGAGCGGGTCGCGAACACCGACATGCTGACCGGCCTGCCGAACCGGCGCGCGACGCTGGCTTTTCTGGAAAAGGCGCTGGCCGGCGCGCGCGACAATGGCGCACCGCTGGCGGTAGCGATTTTCGACATCGACCATTTCAAACGGATCAACGACACGCACGGTCATGCGGTCGGCGACGATGTGATCCGCCGCGTGGCACAGCGGGCGAAGGCGGCCCTGCGCGACGGCGATCTGGTCGGCCGGATCGGCGGCGAGGAATTCGTCTGCATCCTTCAGCGGTCGAGCGCGCAGGCGGCAGAAATCGTCGCCGAGCGGGTCCGCAAGGCCGTGGAGACGGGAACCGCGGAGGAAGCGACCCTGCCCGACGCGACGATCAGTATCGGCCTGGCGCTCTATGATGGCGAACCCGACGCCGAGGAACTGCTCCACCGTGCCGACCAGGCGCTCTATGCGGCAAAGCGCGACGGACGGAACCGGCTGCGGATGGCGGCCTAG
- a CDS encoding DUF4197 domain-containing protein has product MNRDDMVARRHLLAGGAALAGLGLVPAAFAKTAIGGFKGLISGASDNALDRLAQPGAFYADTAVRILLPGASGKLASKLLGAGDKLGLTTKLTKSLNDAGGKAAGEAKPVFRAAIDNLGWNDVPSLVSKKDGATRYLQSSAGGVLTEKVRPLVTGALESVGAYRQLDQLGRNNQLLSLAGVSHDRLTDSVTEQALKGIFLYMGNEEAALRKNPGKLLKGVF; this is encoded by the coding sequence ATGAACAGGGATGACATGGTGGCGAGACGGCACCTGCTCGCGGGGGGCGCTGCGTTGGCCGGCCTCGGGCTCGTGCCGGCCGCCTTCGCGAAGACCGCGATCGGCGGATTCAAGGGGCTTATCAGCGGGGCGTCCGACAATGCGCTCGACCGGCTGGCGCAGCCCGGTGCTTTCTATGCCGATACCGCGGTGCGTATCCTGTTGCCGGGCGCGAGCGGCAAGCTGGCGTCGAAGCTGCTCGGTGCGGGCGACAAGCTGGGGCTGACCACCAAGCTGACGAAAAGCCTGAACGACGCGGGCGGCAAGGCGGCGGGCGAGGCGAAGCCGGTGTTCCGCGCCGCGATCGACAATCTGGGCTGGAACGACGTGCCGTCGCTGGTGTCGAAGAAGGACGGCGCGACGCGTTATCTGCAATCGAGCGCGGGCGGGGTGCTGACCGAAAAGGTGCGGCCGCTGGTTACGGGGGCGCTTGAGAGCGTTGGAGCGTATCGCCAGCTCGACCAGTTGGGGCGGAACAACCAACTGCTGTCGCTCGCGGGGGTCAGCCACGACCGGCTGACGGATTCGGTTACCGAGCAGGCGCTGAAAGGCATCTTCCTTTACATGGGCAATGAGGAAGCGGCGCTGCGGAAGAATCCCGGGAAGTTGCTGAAAGGGGTATTCTGA
- a CDS encoding RidA family protein yields the protein MMTSPNPAGPHYSPYTTGGGLIFVSGQLPLLPGRDASLAGAPFGAQAEQTLHNLAAVLESAGVGPAQILKTTVYLGDMADWDGVDQAYREFFGDVRPARTVIATGPLHFGFRIEIDAIALAAQ from the coding sequence ATGATGACCAGCCCAAATCCCGCAGGCCCGCACTATTCGCCCTACACGACCGGGGGGGGCCTGATCTTCGTGTCGGGCCAGCTGCCGCTGCTTCCCGGCCGCGACGCCTCGCTCGCCGGCGCGCCTTTCGGGGCACAGGCCGAACAGACGCTGCACAATCTGGCCGCGGTCCTCGAAAGCGCCGGCGTCGGCCCCGCGCAGATCCTCAAGACGACTGTCTATCTCGGCGACATGGCCGACTGGGACGGGGTCGATCAGGCCTACCGCGAATTTTTCGGCGACGTCCGCCCGGCCCGAACCGTGATCGCGACCGGCCCGCTGCACTTCGGCTTCCGGATCGAGATCGACGCCATTGCGCTGGCCGCGCAATAG
- a CDS encoding UBP-type zinc finger domain-containing protein — MACSHETTIRDVVPSAKGCEDCLRIGGIWVHLRLCRACGHVGCCDDSPHRHARAHFHETGHPIIEGYDPPEGWGWCYIDDVVVDLPDQTPQIGPIPRYF; from the coding sequence ATGGCCTGTTCGCATGAGACAACGATCCGCGACGTCGTCCCCAGCGCCAAGGGATGCGAGGATTGCCTGCGGATCGGCGGCATCTGGGTGCATCTGAGGCTCTGCCGGGCGTGCGGTCATGTCGGATGCTGCGACGATTCCCCGCATCGCCATGCGCGCGCGCATTTCCACGAGACCGGCCATCCGATCATCGAGGGCTATGATCCGCCCGAAGGCTGGGGATGGTGCTATATCGACGATGTGGTCGTCGATCTTCCCGACCAGACCCCGCAGATCGGGCCGATCCCGCGCTATTTCTGA